Proteins from a single region of Hermetia illucens chromosome 3, iHerIll2.2.curated.20191125, whole genome shotgun sequence:
- the LOC119651625 gene encoding putative fatty acyl-CoA reductase CG5065 isoform X1 produces MSIDPERKSTESNNPVRNLSISEFYKDAVVFITGATGFLGKVLIEKLLRTCSDIKAIYIHIRPKRGVSSDFRYKDFLKHDIFNNVRLKNPVLLEKIVCVAGDVTQSKLGLSDADYEMVLNDVTIVIHSAATVKFNEPLKNAGNLNAHGTKRLMEMCMKMRKLKSFVHVSTAFSNPGRNYVEEIVYPSCSPLDKDSFMNCIEILPAEVLDSIFDIIKGPHPNTYTLTKSIAELIVSEYSQRFPVAIVRPSIITGSLAEPYPGWVDNTQAITGIIMEIGRGTIKSIEGDRDLVCDIIPVDIVANTLIGAAWRGYVYNSQSAQVYNCTSGQLRPIFWKELGFYTQKWSRKFPSKYLMLYPHFDFRTNRLMHRFYETFFHLLPAYVFDIILKWQGSKPIMMKIAKKLQISCDLGTFFVLNQWIFENRNQKQLVAEIKADKLGDEFSCDISQLDYDEYIKNFVVGIRKYVLKDNDESLPKAKRKLLILFWVRTLFYWGLIPLLIYFFGKIFKLLVFPV; encoded by the exons ATGAGTATCGATCCTGAAAGGAAAAGTACTGAATCCAATAATCCAGTCCGCAATTTATCTATAAGTGAATTCTATAAGGATGCCGTAGTTTTTATAACGG GCGCCACGGGATTTCTAGGAAAAGTCCTTATTGAAAAACTCTTGCGAACTTGTTCAGATATCAAAGCTATTTACATTCATATTCGCCCTAAGAGAGGCGTATCCAGTGATTTTCGTTACAAAGATTTCCTAAAACATGACATCTTTAATAACGTCAGATTAAAAAACCCGGTTCTGTTGGAAAAGATTGTATGCGTCGCTGGCGATGTTACACAGTCAAAATTGG GTCTCAGTGATGCAGACTATGAAATGGTGCTAAATGATGTTACGATCGTTATTCATAGTGCCGCTACTGTGAAATTTAATGAGCCGTTAAAGAATGCCGGAAATCTTAACGCCCATGGCACGAAACGATTGATGGAAATGTGCATGAAAATGCGAAAACTTAAG AGCTTTGTTCATGTCTCAACAGCATTTTCCAATCCAGGCCGCAATTATGTTGAGGAAATAGTTTACCCCTCGTGTTCTCCTCTTGACAAGGACTCTTTCATGAATTGCATTGAAATTTTGCCAGCTGAGGTCCTTGATTCTATTTTTGATATCATAAAG GGACCACATCCTAATACCTACACTCTGACCAAATCAATAGCTGAACTtatcgtatctgagtacagtcAAAGATTTCCTGTTGCGATCGTGCGACCATCTATAATAACAGGGTCATTGGCTGAGCCTTATCCAGGTTGGGTGGATAACACTCAGGCAATTACAGGCATCATCATGGAAATCGGCCGCGGTACCATAAAAAGTATTGAAGGGGATAGAGACCTTGTGTGCGACATAATTCCTGTGGACATTGTGGCTAATACCCTCATCGGAGCTGCTTGGAGAGGATATGTTTATAA CAGTCAAAGTGCACAAGTTTATAATTGCACATCCGGACAACTGCGCCCAATCTTTTGGAAGGAGTTAGGCTTCTATACTCAGAAATGGTCTAGAAAATTTCCATCAAAATATTTGATGCTCTATCCGCACTTCGACTTCAGAACAAATCGGTTAATGCATAGATTCTATGAAACGTTTTTCCATTTGCTTCCTGCTTAtgtttttgatatcatactgaAATGGCAAGGTTCGAAGCCAATCATGATGAAAATTGCTAAGAAACTGCAAATATCTTGTGATCTTG GGACATTCTTCGTGTTGAATCAGTGGATTTTCGAAAATAGAAATCAAAAACAACTCGTAGCAGAAATAAAAGCTGACAAGTTAGGAGATGAATTTTCTTGTGATATATCTCAATTGGACTATGATGAGTACATCAAAAACTTCGTAGTTGGTATTCGGAAATATGTCCTTAAAGACAATGATGAAAGCCTCCCAAAAGCTAAACGAAAACTTTTGAT CTTGTTCTGGGTACGGACACTTTTCTATTGGGGATTGATCCcgcttttaatttatttcttcggaaaaattttcaagttgTTGGTATTCCCAGTTTAG
- the LOC119651625 gene encoding putative fatty acyl-CoA reductase CG5065 isoform X2, whose translation MSIDPERKSTESNNPVRNLSISEFYKDAVVFITGATGFLGKVLIEKLLRTCSDIKAIYIHIRPKRGVSSDFRYKDFLKHDIFNNVRLKNPVLLEKIVCVAGDVTQSKLGLSDADYEMVLNDVTIVIHSAATVKFNEPLKNAGNLNAHGTKRLMEMCMKMRKLKSFVHVSTAFSNPGRNYVEEIVYPSCSPLDKDSFMNCIEILPAEVLDSIFDIIKGPHPNTYTLTKSIAELIVSEYSQRFPVAIVRPSIITGSLAEPYPGWVDNTQAITGIIMEIGRGTIKSIEGDRDLVCDIIPVDIVANTLIGAAWRGYVYNSQSAQVYNCTSGQLRPIFWKELGFYTQKWSRKFPSKYLMLYPHFDFRTNRLMHRFYETFFHLLPAYVFDIILKWQGSKPIMMKIAKKLQISCDLEIPFQGHSSC comes from the exons ATGAGTATCGATCCTGAAAGGAAAAGTACTGAATCCAATAATCCAGTCCGCAATTTATCTATAAGTGAATTCTATAAGGATGCCGTAGTTTTTATAACGG GCGCCACGGGATTTCTAGGAAAAGTCCTTATTGAAAAACTCTTGCGAACTTGTTCAGATATCAAAGCTATTTACATTCATATTCGCCCTAAGAGAGGCGTATCCAGTGATTTTCGTTACAAAGATTTCCTAAAACATGACATCTTTAATAACGTCAGATTAAAAAACCCGGTTCTGTTGGAAAAGATTGTATGCGTCGCTGGCGATGTTACACAGTCAAAATTGG GTCTCAGTGATGCAGACTATGAAATGGTGCTAAATGATGTTACGATCGTTATTCATAGTGCCGCTACTGTGAAATTTAATGAGCCGTTAAAGAATGCCGGAAATCTTAACGCCCATGGCACGAAACGATTGATGGAAATGTGCATGAAAATGCGAAAACTTAAG AGCTTTGTTCATGTCTCAACAGCATTTTCCAATCCAGGCCGCAATTATGTTGAGGAAATAGTTTACCCCTCGTGTTCTCCTCTTGACAAGGACTCTTTCATGAATTGCATTGAAATTTTGCCAGCTGAGGTCCTTGATTCTATTTTTGATATCATAAAG GGACCACATCCTAATACCTACACTCTGACCAAATCAATAGCTGAACTtatcgtatctgagtacagtcAAAGATTTCCTGTTGCGATCGTGCGACCATCTATAATAACAGGGTCATTGGCTGAGCCTTATCCAGGTTGGGTGGATAACACTCAGGCAATTACAGGCATCATCATGGAAATCGGCCGCGGTACCATAAAAAGTATTGAAGGGGATAGAGACCTTGTGTGCGACATAATTCCTGTGGACATTGTGGCTAATACCCTCATCGGAGCTGCTTGGAGAGGATATGTTTATAA CAGTCAAAGTGCACAAGTTTATAATTGCACATCCGGACAACTGCGCCCAATCTTTTGGAAGGAGTTAGGCTTCTATACTCAGAAATGGTCTAGAAAATTTCCATCAAAATATTTGATGCTCTATCCGCACTTCGACTTCAGAACAAATCGGTTAATGCATAGATTCTATGAAACGTTTTTCCATTTGCTTCCTGCTTAtgtttttgatatcatactgaAATGGCAAGGTTCGAAGCCAATCATGATGAAAATTGCTAAGAAACTGCAAATATCTTGTGATCTTG AGATTCCATTTCAGGGACATTCTTCGTGTTGA